Proteins encoded by one window of Mycolicibacterium cosmeticum:
- a CDS encoding ABC transporter substrate-binding protein, whose protein sequence is MSRTVIRTGLVLAATVALIAGCSSGSGGGPTGQAPPKIEAPTAVGDGEGQLNLIAWAGYAENGSNDKAVDWVTPFEKETGCKTNVKVGNTSDEMVQLMRTGQYDGVSASGDASLRLIYGGDVAPVNTELVPNYATISPFLKDKPWNSVDGKMYGIPHGWGANLLMYNIAVVKDAPDSWGAVFTDSAKYKGRVTAYDSPIYIADAALYLSKTKPELGIKNPYALTAEQLDAATDLLKAQRENIGEYWSDYTKEVQAFESGTSVIGTTWQVIANTIGADNKVQVNTILPKEGATGWSDTWMVSAKAAHPNCMYKWMNWITSPEVNAQVAEYFGEAPAQTKACEHTTQRDFCSIFHATDAKYADQIHYWTTPQKKCVDGSGDNCTTYDQWVDKWQQIKG, encoded by the coding sequence ATGTCACGCACCGTCATCCGCACCGGGTTGGTGCTCGCCGCAACCGTCGCGCTGATCGCCGGCTGCTCGAGTGGTTCCGGGGGCGGTCCCACCGGGCAGGCACCGCCGAAGATCGAGGCGCCGACGGCCGTCGGCGACGGGGAAGGTCAGCTCAACCTGATCGCCTGGGCCGGTTACGCCGAGAACGGCTCCAACGACAAGGCGGTGGACTGGGTCACCCCGTTCGAGAAGGAGACCGGCTGTAAGACCAACGTGAAGGTGGGCAACACCTCCGACGAGATGGTGCAGCTGATGCGCACCGGCCAGTACGACGGTGTGTCGGCGTCCGGGGACGCGTCGCTGCGCCTGATCTACGGCGGTGACGTGGCGCCGGTCAACACGGAGCTGGTGCCCAACTACGCGACCATCTCGCCGTTCCTCAAGGACAAGCCGTGGAATTCGGTGGACGGCAAGATGTATGGCATCCCGCACGGTTGGGGCGCCAACCTGTTGATGTACAACATCGCCGTCGTCAAGGACGCGCCGGACTCCTGGGGCGCGGTGTTCACCGACAGCGCCAAGTACAAGGGCCGGGTGACGGCCTACGACTCCCCCATCTACATCGCCGACGCGGCGCTGTACCTGTCGAAGACGAAACCCGAACTGGGCATCAAGAACCCCTACGCGCTGACCGCCGAACAGCTGGATGCCGCAACGGATCTGCTGAAGGCCCAGCGCGAGAACATCGGCGAGTACTGGTCGGATTACACCAAGGAGGTGCAGGCCTTCGAGTCCGGCACCTCGGTGATCGGCACCACCTGGCAGGTCATCGCGAACACCATCGGCGCCGACAACAAGGTGCAGGTGAACACCATCCTGCCCAAGGAGGGTGCCACCGGCTGGTCGGACACCTGGATGGTGTCGGCCAAGGCCGCGCATCCGAACTGTATGTACAAGTGGATGAACTGGATCACCTCGCCGGAGGTCAACGCTCAGGTCGCCGAGTACTTCGGCGAGGCACCGGCGCAGACCAAGGCGTGTGAACACACGACGCAGCGCGACTTCTGCAGCATCTTCCACGCCACCGACGCGAAATACGCCGACCAGATCCACTATTGGACGACACCGCAGAAGAAGTGCGTCGACGGCAGCGGGGACAACTGCACGACCTACGATCAGTGGGTCGACAAGTGGCAGCAGATCAAGGGGTGA
- a CDS encoding ABC transporter permease: MAADQGVMAPRTGTTRRGLGPGRAKRRGLGLALLLIPPLAWLVIAYLGSLAVLLVSALWSTDSFTGAVTRTVTTDNLVRVFTDAVFRVVTVRTLGIALAVTVICIVLAVPLALFMAKVASPRVRLALLVAVTTPLWASYLVKAYAWRMLLSPEGPLAWVAGGTPGYGLIATVITLSYLWLPYMVIPVFAAFERVPDALVDASADLGASDATTLRTVMAPLVFPGIAAGSIFTFSLSLGDYIAVTIVGGKTQMLGNLIYGQLVTANNQPLAAALSLIPLAAIVAYLLAMRRTGALENV, encoded by the coding sequence GTGGCAGCAGATCAAGGGGTGATGGCGCCGCGCACAGGCACCACCCGACGGGGATTGGGACCGGGGCGAGCGAAGCGACGGGGGCTAGGTCTCGCGCTGCTGCTCATCCCGCCACTGGCCTGGCTGGTCATCGCCTACCTGGGATCGCTTGCGGTGCTGCTGGTCTCGGCGCTGTGGAGCACGGACAGTTTCACCGGGGCGGTCACCCGAACGGTCACCACCGACAATCTGGTGCGGGTGTTCACCGATGCGGTGTTCCGAGTGGTCACCGTGCGCACGCTGGGCATCGCCCTCGCGGTGACGGTGATCTGCATCGTGTTGGCGGTGCCGCTGGCGTTGTTCATGGCGAAAGTCGCCTCGCCCCGGGTCCGGCTGGCGCTGCTGGTCGCGGTGACGACGCCGCTGTGGGCCAGCTATCTGGTCAAGGCCTACGCCTGGCGCATGCTGCTGTCCCCGGAGGGGCCGCTGGCCTGGGTGGCCGGCGGCACCCCGGGCTACGGGTTGATCGCCACGGTGATCACGCTGAGTTATCTGTGGTTGCCCTACATGGTGATTCCAGTGTTCGCGGCGTTCGAGCGGGTGCCCGACGCGCTGGTCGACGCGAGCGCTGATCTGGGCGCCTCCGATGCGACCACGCTGCGGACGGTGATGGCGCCGTTGGTGTTTCCCGGCATCGCCGCGGGCTCGATCTTCACCTTCTCGCTGTCGCTGGGTGACTACATCGCGGTGACGATCGTCGGCGGCAAGACACAGATGCTGGGCAACCTGATCTACGGGCAGCTGGTCACCGCGAACAATCAGCCGCTGGCCGCGGCACTGTCGCTCATCCCCCTCGCCGCCATCGTGGCCTATCTGCTGGCGATGCGGCGCACCGGCGCATTGGAGAACGTCTAG
- a CDS encoding ABC transporter permease, which translates to MRSQRTRWVLRCWAAVVLIFLYAPLLLVVVNAFNASRTFAFPPTGFTLRWWADAANSAGMWQALANSVVVGLAATAIALLLGTMAAFAVQRYRFFGRQAVSFLVVLPITLPGIVTGIALNATFTSALGITLGMATVIIGHATFCIVIVFNNTQARLRRLGTHLEDASADLGASSWQTFRYVTLPMMRGALVAGAILAFALSFDEIVVTTFTAGPAVQTLPIWIFANLFRPNQAPVINVVAAALTVLAILPVWLSQRFGGDPANTRL; encoded by the coding sequence GTGCGCTCACAACGGACCCGGTGGGTGCTGCGGTGCTGGGCGGCGGTGGTCCTGATCTTCCTCTACGCGCCACTGCTCCTGGTGGTGGTCAACGCCTTCAACGCATCACGCACCTTCGCCTTCCCGCCCACCGGTTTCACCCTGCGCTGGTGGGCCGATGCCGCCAACAGTGCCGGCATGTGGCAGGCGCTGGCCAACTCGGTGGTGGTCGGGCTGGCGGCCACCGCCATCGCGCTGCTGCTGGGCACCATGGCCGCATTCGCCGTGCAGCGCTACCGGTTCTTCGGCAGGCAGGCGGTGAGTTTCCTTGTCGTGCTGCCCATCACGCTGCCCGGGATCGTCACCGGCATCGCGCTGAACGCCACCTTCACCTCGGCGCTCGGCATCACCCTCGGCATGGCGACGGTGATCATCGGGCATGCCACCTTCTGCATCGTCATCGTCTTCAACAACACCCAGGCGCGGTTGCGGCGACTGGGCACCCACCTCGAGGACGCATCGGCGGATCTGGGTGCCTCGTCATGGCAGACGTTCCGGTACGTCACCTTGCCGATGATGCGGGGCGCGCTGGTGGCCGGCGCCATCCTGGCGTTCGCGCTGAGCTTCGACGAGATCGTGGTGACCACCTTCACCGCAGGCCCCGCCGTGCAGACGCTGCCGATCTGGATCTTCGCGAATCTGTTCCGGCCCAACCAGGCGCCGGTGATCAACGTGGTCGCGGCGGCGCTGACGGTGCTGGCGATCCTGCCGGTATGGCTGTCGCAGCGGTTCGGCGGCGACCCCGCCAACACCAGGCTGTGA
- a CDS encoding MerR family transcriptional regulator — MPDYRLGELARISGVTTRNIRAYRERGLLDAPRRDGRAAIYDDHHLRQLQTINQLLRRGFTSAHIAEFFEVVRAGGDLAGFLGLRHQTVIGDLAADDAAALVRVGLLRGSAGELVWVNPVIGAIVARAGDRSGQVRFMVRLIDAVDDDLRHAAAEAATLVDEVESSGGRDEDRRRLGRLAVTGRLDDIVGQRIGP, encoded by the coding sequence TTGCCTGACTACCGTTTGGGTGAGCTCGCCCGCATCTCCGGAGTGACCACCCGCAACATCCGCGCCTACCGCGAGCGTGGGTTGCTCGACGCGCCGCGGCGGGACGGCCGGGCTGCCATCTACGACGATCATCACCTGCGGCAGTTACAGACGATCAACCAACTGCTGCGGCGGGGCTTCACCTCCGCGCACATCGCCGAGTTCTTCGAGGTGGTGCGCGCCGGTGGTGACCTCGCCGGGTTCCTCGGCCTGCGGCACCAGACCGTCATCGGCGATCTGGCCGCCGACGATGCCGCGGCACTGGTGCGCGTGGGGCTGCTGCGCGGGTCCGCAGGCGAGCTGGTGTGGGTGAATCCGGTGATCGGCGCCATCGTCGCGCGCGCCGGGGACCGCAGCGGGCAGGTGCGGTTCATGGTCCGGTTGATCGACGCGGTCGACGACGACCTGCGGCACGCGGCCGCCGAGGCGGCGACCCTGGTCGACGAGGTGGAGAGCAGCGGCGGCCGCGACGAGGATCGCCGGCGGCTGGGCCGGCTGGCGGTCACCGGCCGGCTCGACGACATCGTCGGGCAGCGCATCGGCCCCTGA
- a CDS encoding MFS transporter: MRPWIVWATGLLAYIVAVLNRTTLGVSGLEAADRFHATPSVLSAFVVLQVIVYAGAQVPAGVLLDRFGSKVLIASGATVMAAGQLAIAVTDSLPLALAARAVVGLGDAITFISVLRLVPHWFPARQIPLLTQLTGISGQLGQVLSAVPFLSLLGVAGWTSAYLSVTALSVLALVLTVVIVQNTPNGPVATTETMSVRDTLISVRTVWMRPGTRLGFFTHMGTQFSVTVFALMWGVPYVTVAQHQSRAVAGTLLTISVVTAISAGVVLGIFTGRYPHRRSWMVLGIIGSNAAIWTVVLALPGPAPLWLLVVLIVIISVGGPGSMVGFDFARTFNPSATLGTAQGMVNMGGFLASLMLMQAMGWILDAAGGYSFDSFHLAWTLQYAVWVLAVIGILITRKKARRLMREEQERSLLETFDAHPASR, encoded by the coding sequence GTGCGTCCCTGGATCGTCTGGGCCACCGGGTTACTCGCCTATATCGTCGCGGTGCTCAACCGCACCACCCTCGGGGTGTCCGGGTTGGAGGCGGCCGATCGTTTCCACGCCACGCCCAGCGTGCTGTCCGCCTTCGTCGTCCTGCAGGTCATCGTCTACGCGGGCGCCCAGGTTCCGGCCGGTGTGCTGCTGGATCGGTTCGGCTCGAAGGTCCTGATCGCCTCCGGTGCGACGGTGATGGCCGCGGGCCAACTGGCCATCGCGGTCACCGATTCGCTGCCGCTGGCGTTGGCGGCCCGTGCGGTGGTGGGCCTCGGAGATGCCATCACCTTCATCTCGGTGCTGCGCCTGGTGCCGCACTGGTTCCCGGCCCGGCAGATCCCGTTGCTCACCCAACTCACCGGCATATCCGGGCAGCTCGGCCAGGTGCTCTCGGCGGTGCCGTTCCTCTCGCTGCTCGGTGTGGCCGGTTGGACATCGGCCTATCTGTCGGTGACCGCCCTCAGCGTGCTGGCGTTGGTGCTCACGGTGGTCATCGTGCAGAACACCCCGAACGGCCCAGTGGCCACCACGGAGACCATGAGCGTGCGCGACACGCTGATCAGCGTGCGCACGGTGTGGATGCGTCCCGGCACCAGGCTCGGGTTCTTCACCCACATGGGCACCCAGTTCTCGGTGACCGTCTTCGCCCTGATGTGGGGGGTGCCGTATGTGACGGTGGCGCAACACCAGTCCCGCGCGGTCGCCGGCACCCTGTTGACCATCTCCGTCGTCACCGCCATCAGCGCGGGCGTCGTGCTGGGCATCTTCACCGGCCGCTATCCACACCGTCGTTCCTGGATGGTGCTCGGCATCATCGGCAGCAATGCCGCCATCTGGACCGTCGTGCTGGCGCTGCCCGGACCCGCGCCGTTGTGGCTGCTGGTGGTGCTCATCGTGATCATCTCGGTCGGTGGACCGGGTTCCATGGTGGGCTTCGATTTCGCCCGCACCTTCAATCCGAGCGCCACGCTGGGCACCGCGCAGGGCATGGTGAACATGGGCGGTTTCCTGGCCTCGCTGATGCTCATGCAGGCCATGGGCTGGATCCTCGACGCCGCCGGCGGTTATTCCTTCGACTCGTTCCACCTGGCGTGGACGCTGCAGTACGCCGTGTGGGTGCTGGCCGTCATCGGCATCCTCATCACCCGCAAGAAGGCGCGCAGGCTGATGCGCGAAGAGCAGGAGCGCTCACTCCTGGAGACGTTCGACGCGCACCCCGCCTCGCGTTAA
- a CDS encoding low temperature requirement protein A, producing MAGRDPHEQHRVATPLELLFDLTFVVGFGTAASQFAHALTADHVFPGLISFLFATFAICWAWINFTWFASAYDTDDWMYRVTTMVQMVGVVILTLGIPDVFASIEHGEHVDNAVLVAGYVVMRVGLIAQWLRAAAQDAPRRRACLTYATLLGVVQIGWIAQIFTHTSLPVTAAWVGLMLVLEMAVPVVAERWGGGTPWHAHHISERYGLMAIIALGEGVVGTVATLSAVVQEQGWSVDAILVTVAGIGLTFGMWWVFFTVPTGDLLHAHREQSFWFGYLPIFLFGSIVATGAGLHVAAYYLEGNSKLGSVGTVFSVVIPVGLFVCLVFLIYSILVRQIDWFHLLLLVLTAAVLVGSVLLALGGVSMALCLLVATAAPMVSVVGYELVGHRHMADAMERRLVA from the coding sequence ATGGCGGGGCGTGACCCCCATGAACAGCATCGCGTCGCCACCCCGCTGGAACTGCTCTTCGACCTCACCTTCGTCGTCGGCTTCGGCACCGCTGCTTCGCAATTCGCGCACGCGCTGACGGCCGACCACGTGTTTCCCGGTCTGATCTCGTTCCTGTTCGCGACGTTCGCGATCTGCTGGGCCTGGATCAACTTCACCTGGTTCGCCTCGGCCTATGACACCGACGACTGGATGTACCGGGTCACCACCATGGTGCAGATGGTCGGCGTGGTGATCCTGACGCTGGGCATCCCCGACGTGTTCGCGTCGATCGAGCACGGCGAGCACGTCGACAACGCGGTGCTGGTGGCCGGTTACGTGGTCATGCGGGTCGGCCTGATCGCGCAATGGTTACGCGCGGCGGCCCAGGATGCTCCCCGGCGGAGGGCCTGCCTGACCTACGCGACCTTGCTGGGTGTGGTCCAAATCGGTTGGATCGCACAAATTTTCACCCACACGTCGCTGCCGGTGACGGCGGCGTGGGTCGGTCTGATGTTGGTGCTGGAGATGGCGGTGCCGGTGGTGGCCGAACGCTGGGGCGGGGGCACGCCGTGGCATGCCCACCACATCTCCGAGCGCTATGGGCTGATGGCGATCATCGCGCTCGGCGAGGGGGTGGTCGGCACCGTTGCCACGCTATCGGCGGTGGTTCAGGAACAGGGCTGGAGTGTCGACGCCATCCTGGTCACGGTCGCCGGAATCGGCCTGACGTTCGGCATGTGGTGGGTGTTCTTCACGGTGCCGACGGGGGACCTGCTGCACGCGCACCGTGAGCAGTCCTTCTGGTTCGGCTATCTGCCCATCTTCCTGTTCGGGTCGATCGTGGCCACCGGCGCCGGGCTTCATGTCGCCGCCTACTACTTGGAGGGGAACTCGAAACTGGGATCGGTGGGAACGGTGTTCTCGGTGGTGATCCCGGTCGGGCTGTTCGTGTGCCTGGTGTTCCTCATCTACTCGATCCTGGTGCGGCAGATCGACTGGTTCCACCTGCTGTTGCTCGTGCTCACCGCGGCGGTGTTGGTGGGATCGGTCCTGCTGGCACTGGGCGGGGTGTCGATGGCGCTGTGCCTGCTGGTCGCCACCGCCGCTCCGATGGTCTCGGTGGTCGGCTACGAACTGGTCGGTCACCGGCACATGGCCGACGCGATGGAGCGCCGCCTGGTGGCTTAA
- a CDS encoding patatin-like phospholipase family protein yields the protein MPSLSADLVLSGGGVKGVGLVGAVVALLDAGYAVQRVSGTSAGSIVGAIVAAGSRPGSALTGAEVKDLALQLDYHKFRDPVPAQRLPLVGSSVAVLLGDGMYKGDYARDWVRRQLRDLGVETFGDLTIDDDELPPEQRYKLVVTVADVTTGQLVRLPWDYRRVYGLDPDEQSVADAVRASMSIPFYFRPVKLTGAAGRTSTLLDGGLLSNFPVDSLDRTDGRAPRWPSFGITLLPNLPDGIDKVLPDWGLLRRLGPPRLLDDVITTVLVGRDQAYLNQPWVSARTIRVDSTEVGFLDFDITDAQVEALYAEGYGAARAFLADWDWDDYLRRFRAVNPLG from the coding sequence GTGCCGTCCCTGTCCGCCGACCTGGTGCTCTCCGGCGGGGGTGTCAAGGGTGTCGGACTCGTCGGTGCCGTGGTGGCCCTGCTGGATGCCGGCTACGCCGTGCAGCGGGTGTCCGGAACATCGGCCGGATCGATAGTCGGAGCCATCGTCGCGGCGGGCTCCCGGCCGGGCTCCGCACTCACCGGCGCCGAGGTCAAAGACCTTGCGCTGCAACTGGATTACCACAAATTCCGTGACCCGGTGCCGGCGCAGCGGCTGCCGTTGGTCGGCAGCTCGGTGGCGGTGCTCCTGGGCGACGGCATGTACAAGGGTGACTACGCCCGCGACTGGGTGCGCAGGCAGCTGCGCGACCTGGGTGTCGAGACCTTCGGTGACCTGACCATCGACGATGACGAGCTGCCACCCGAACAGCGCTACAAGCTCGTCGTGACCGTCGCCGATGTCACCACCGGGCAGCTGGTGCGGCTGCCCTGGGACTACCGGCGGGTGTACGGCCTGGACCCCGACGAGCAGAGCGTGGCCGACGCGGTGCGCGCCTCGATGTCCATCCCGTTCTATTTCCGACCGGTGAAGCTGACCGGTGCCGCCGGACGCACCTCGACGCTGCTCGACGGCGGCCTGCTGTCCAACTTTCCGGTCGATTCGCTGGACCGCACCGACGGCAGGGCGCCGCGCTGGCCGAGCTTCGGCATCACACTGCTGCCCAACCTGCCCGACGGCATCGACAAGGTGCTGCCGGACTGGGGTTTGTTGCGCCGGCTCGGGCCGCCCCGGCTGCTCGACGATGTGATCACGACGGTGCTGGTCGGCCGCGATCAGGCCTACCTCAACCAGCCGTGGGTGAGTGCGCGGACCATCCGGGTCGATTCGACCGAGGTCGGTTTCCTCGACTTCGACATCACCGATGCGCAGGTCGAGGCGCTGTATGCCGAAGGGTACGGCGCGGCGCGGGCGTTTCTCGCCGACTGGGACTGGGATGACTACCTGCGCCGGTTCCGCGCTGTCAATCCCCTAGGGTGA
- a CDS encoding FadD3 family acyl-CoA ligase, whose product MSWQTIPEMVLGAADRFGDAEAVVYGPQRLSFADLADRIRLASGAFHEFGIARGDRVAVWAPNSAEWIIAAFGIMTAGGVLVPVNTRFKADEAADVVARSGAKAVLVQKGFLGQDFELPGVPHIDLRSDFLGSGAPFEHPGLSGDDVCDVIYTSGTTGRPKGAMMCHRQTLRMYEEWATLADLRRGDRYLMINPYFHTFGLKAGLVAAFLRGATMVPVAVFDIDAVVELVERERITMLPGPPTLYHSLLGVADKSRLATLRAAVTGAADIPVELVRRIRDELPFRSLMTGYGLTEAGNVTLSRPGDSPEEVATTAGVPCRDVEVRVAADGEVLVRGYGVMRGYLDDPAATAEAIDADGWLHTGDLGEFTESGRLRIVGRKKDMFIVGGFNAYPAEIEGFLMEHPAVAQVAVVGVPDERMGQVGKAFVVRHGAGVAATELIDWSRERMAGYKVPRYVEFLEELPLNATGKVMKDRLPGV is encoded by the coding sequence ATGAGCTGGCAGACCATCCCCGAGATGGTCCTGGGCGCTGCGGACCGATTCGGCGACGCCGAAGCCGTCGTCTACGGTCCGCAGCGCTTGTCCTTCGCCGACCTGGCGGACCGCATCCGCCTGGCGTCGGGTGCATTCCACGAATTCGGTATCGCCCGAGGGGACCGGGTGGCGGTGTGGGCGCCCAACTCCGCCGAGTGGATCATCGCGGCCTTCGGCATCATGACCGCCGGTGGCGTGCTGGTTCCCGTCAACACCCGATTCAAGGCCGACGAAGCCGCCGACGTGGTGGCCCGCAGCGGCGCCAAAGCGGTGCTCGTCCAAAAGGGGTTCCTGGGGCAGGATTTCGAGTTGCCCGGGGTACCGCACATCGATCTGCGATCGGACTTCCTCGGCAGTGGTGCGCCCTTCGAACACCCTGGGTTGTCGGGCGACGACGTGTGCGATGTCATCTACACCTCCGGCACCACCGGACGGCCCAAGGGCGCCATGATGTGCCACCGCCAGACGCTGCGGATGTACGAGGAATGGGCGACCCTGGCCGACCTGCGCCGCGGTGATCGCTATCTGATGATCAATCCGTACTTCCACACCTTCGGCCTCAAGGCCGGTCTGGTCGCCGCCTTCCTGCGCGGTGCCACCATGGTGCCCGTCGCGGTATTCGACATCGACGCGGTGGTGGAACTCGTTGAGCGCGAACGCATCACCATGCTCCCAGGGCCGCCCACGCTGTATCACTCGCTGCTGGGCGTTGCCGACAAATCCCGGTTGGCGACGTTGCGGGCCGCCGTCACGGGGGCCGCGGACATCCCGGTGGAACTGGTCCGGCGTATCCGCGACGAGCTGCCGTTCCGGAGCCTGATGACCGGGTACGGGCTGACCGAGGCCGGCAACGTCACGCTGTCGCGGCCGGGCGACAGCCCCGAAGAGGTCGCCACCACCGCCGGGGTGCCGTGCCGGGACGTCGAGGTGCGCGTCGCCGCCGACGGCGAGGTGCTGGTGCGCGGCTACGGCGTGATGCGCGGGTATCTCGACGATCCTGCCGCCACCGCGGAGGCGATCGACGCCGACGGGTGGCTGCACACCGGCGATCTGGGCGAGTTCACCGAGTCGGGCCGGCTGCGCATCGTCGGGCGCAAGAAGGACATGTTCATCGTCGGCGGCTTCAACGCCTATCCGGCCGAGATCGAGGGCTTCCTGATGGAACACCCCGCCGTGGCGCAGGTGGCGGTCGTCGGCGTGCCCGACGAGCGGATGGGTCAGGTGGGCAAGGCGTTCGTGGTGCGTCATGGCGCCGGGGTCGCTGCCACTGAATTGATCGACTGGAGCCGGGAACGGATGGCCGGGTATAAGGTGCCGCGGTACGTAGAGTTCTTGGAGGAATTGCCGCTGAACGCCACCGGGAAGGTGATGAAGGACCGACTTCCGGGCGTGTGA
- a CDS encoding amidohydrolase family protein produces the protein MGQLSHRVDIPFPLFDADNHLYEPPEAMTKFLPKDYADVVQYVEVNGRTKIALRGVISNYIPNPTFSVVAKPGAWEEYFKFGNPDGKSKRELFGEPMKAIPAFFEPEPRIKVMDELGVDRSLMFPTLASLIEERLSDDPVAIHVLIHSLNQWLDEVWGFNYQNRIFTTPVITLPIVEKAIEELEWCVKRGARAILIRPAPVPGFRGPRSFALPEFDPFWERVVYHDVFVGMHSSDSGYSRYTSEWDGQAQEMLPFQTNAMSILNEWRPIQDAVASWVIHGALFRHPKLKVGIVEAGSKWMFPLLDSMAEVYKKAPEAFLGNPIEEIKNRIYVSPFYEEGIDDLINLIGVDQVLYGSDWPHPEGLAEPTHYVTALEHLSVEDQAKIMGGNLGRLVTT, from the coding sequence ATGGGACAACTGTCGCATCGGGTCGACATTCCGTTTCCGCTGTTCGATGCGGACAACCATCTCTACGAGCCGCCGGAGGCGATGACCAAGTTCCTGCCGAAGGATTACGCGGACGTCGTCCAGTACGTCGAGGTGAACGGCCGGACCAAGATCGCGCTGCGCGGGGTGATTAGCAATTACATCCCCAATCCCACGTTCTCGGTGGTCGCCAAGCCGGGTGCCTGGGAGGAGTACTTCAAGTTCGGCAACCCCGACGGCAAGAGCAAGCGCGAACTGTTCGGCGAACCGATGAAGGCCATTCCGGCGTTCTTCGAGCCGGAGCCGCGCATCAAGGTGATGGACGAACTCGGCGTCGACCGCAGCCTGATGTTCCCGACCTTGGCCAGTCTCATCGAGGAGCGGCTGTCCGACGATCCGGTCGCCATCCACGTCCTCATCCACTCGCTGAACCAGTGGCTCGATGAGGTGTGGGGCTTCAACTACCAGAACCGCATCTTCACGACGCCGGTCATCACGCTGCCGATCGTCGAGAAGGCGATCGAGGAACTGGAGTGGTGCGTCAAGCGCGGCGCCCGCGCCATCCTGATCCGGCCCGCCCCGGTGCCCGGCTTCCGCGGTCCGCGTTCGTTCGCGCTGCCCGAATTCGACCCGTTCTGGGAGCGCGTCGTGTACCACGACGTGTTCGTCGGCATGCACTCCTCGGACAGCGGCTACTCGCGTTACACCTCCGAGTGGGACGGCCAGGCGCAGGAGATGCTGCCGTTCCAGACCAACGCGATGTCGATCCTCAACGAGTGGCGTCCCATCCAGGATGCGGTCGCCTCCTGGGTGATCCACGGCGCGCTGTTCCGGCACCCGAAGCTCAAGGTCGGCATCGTCGAGGCCGGCTCGAAATGGATGTTCCCCCTGCTGGATTCGATGGCCGAGGTGTACAAGAAGGCCCCGGAGGCCTTCCTGGGCAACCCGATCGAGGAGATCAAGAACCGCATCTACGTCAGCCCCTTCTACGAAGAGGGCATCGACGACCTGATCAACCTGATCGGGGTGGACCAGGTGCTCTACGGGTCGGACTGGCCGCACCCCGAGGGGCTCGCCGAGCCGACGCACTATGTCACCGCCCTCGAGCATCTCTCGGTCGAGGATCAGGCCAAGATCATGGGTGGCAACCTCGGGCGTCTCGTCACCACCTAG